The DNA segment ACTTTAGTATTCCGCACAAGCGAACGACTCAGCAACGCCGCCGGAACGGAAAAGAACCTCGTGAATAGTCCGGGCTAATAGTAATCCGAGGGAAGAAGGAGATTGAAATGAAACATCGCAAGCCTGGAAGTCTCTTATTGTTGGCCAACTGCTCTCATTGCACCAAAAGTTTCGAGGATGGTGCGGCTCGGTACCTGCTCGGCGCGTTTCCGGCTGAACAGTTCTGTGACTATGAGTGCGCCAATTTTTACCTCAAAGGCGCTGCTACAGGCAAACAACGATTCAACCCCCTCCCCGTCTCTGCGAATGCGAGGGATACCTTTTTAGGCCTGGGATAGCATCCTGATCCGGTTCTCCTGTTCTCTCAAAGGGAGACCAGGTCTGTTTTTTCACCATATTATTGCCGTACCCACGCACTTCCCCAAACATGGGGAAGTGCGTGTTGTTTTTATTGCCGAACAGCTTCCATGCACCAGGAAGTCACCCGATATCTCCAACCTGTAATGATCGACGTACAGTAGTGCACCCGTACAGCTGTCGTTTCCTCAAACCAGCTGACCCACCCGGGTGGTTGGTATATAATGGTTAACATCAACGACAGTCGGAGGCCTTAAAGTGGATAAAAAACTCGCCGGATACTATCTTCTCTCCGCCATCTTCCTTTTGGGGATCGGTCTGGCGATAGTGGCAGGAAGGGCCTACTTCGGGTCAAATGAGTCCGCTGTAAACACGACTCTATCCCAGCCTGGCGAGTCCGGCACGGGCCCGATGCTCGGACCAAAGGAGCTGCCGAGCTTCATCACCGGGAAAATGGAACCTGGAGATATCCGGTTCGAGCTGAGACCTGAAGGCTCCGATGAAAAAAAGTTCGTTCTTCGCTATTTTGCCAACAGCCACGACATTGTTCTCGACGATTTCAACCTCATGGAAACAGTTACTCTTGAGACAGGGCTGGGTACTTTCAGGCCAGCCTCTGCCACACCGATGAGAGGACATCATTCCAGCGGACTGATCACGTTTGACATCGAACCACCCGAAAGCAATTTTACAGTCAAGGTGACAGGGTTGCCCAGGAAGCTGGACCGATCCTATAAATGGCCTGGTGATGTCAGCGTTTCAGGGAATGGCAACCGATGAGCACTCAAGAAGTTGTATTGTATGGCCTGAAATTTCCGATAGTGAGCGGCAGGAAGAACCTGCTCATGGGAGCGGCCCTTCTCATACCCATTGTCATCGTTTTCCTGATCACCTATCGCAGCGCACGCGTCGAAAGCGATCTCATCGATGAAAGCCTCCACCATCAGGCGGAAGTGATCGCCCATGGCCTGGCGGCCAGTCTGAACGTGGGCATAATGCACGCAACGTGGAGTGCGGAGGCTGTTCAGGATCTCCTCAACGCCAACGCCACGGAATCCGGCGCTCTTCTCATTTACATCACCTCTCCCGAGGGTCTTTTTGCGGCAAGTGAGAGCCGATTGTCCCCCGAAGACCTTCCGGGAGATCTTTTTTCGCCCTCCTTTAACGCGCAGATCCCCGGGGACGGCCTCTTCATAAGGGAACCCGGTCTTTTCGTTTATCAAAGACCGGTCAGGGATCTGCCCGAACCCGGTGAAGGACGACCCTTTGGCAGGCACATGATGGGGAGGTACGGGGCCCGGAGCATATTCCCCACGGGAACCCGCATAACAGTGGTCCTGGACGCCGCAGCATCGTACTATCTGAAGGGGCACCACCTGCGCATGAACCTGGCCATGGGCCTCCTCCTGATGGTGACGATCGCGGGGATCGGAGGATGGGGGTTCTGGAGCCAGAAGGCCCGTGAAGCCGCAACGGCCCTTGCCCGCACAGAGTCCTACGCTCGCGAGATCGTCACCCGTATGCCGGCCGGATTGATCCTGTGCAATCCGGAGGGAAGGATCGCGGTCACCAACGCCTCGGCATCGGCCATTCTCGGCATGCCGGAGGATCGGCTCAGGGGAATGTCGGCTCAGGATATTTTCCCGGAACAGCTCCTGCTGTGTGATTCACTCAGGAACGGGATCGATCATCCCGTCACTGAAGGAGACATGGAAGTGGACGGCCGCAGGCTGAAGATAAACCTTTCGGCCACGCCGCTCCCCGGTGAAGGCAGCGAACCCGGGGGGTTTCTCATCCTTTTCCAGGACATAACAGAACTGGAAACACTGAGGGACCAGCTCGCTCAATCCGAGAGGCTGGCAGAGTTAGGCAGGCTGTCGTCTACTGTAGCCCACGAGATCCGTAACCCGCTGAGCAGCATCCGCGGGCTTGCGCAGCTCCTGGCAGGGAAGGTGCCCGGGGAGCAGGGCGCCATGATGGAGGCCATCATCCGGGAGGTGGACCGCCTCAACAGCGTCGTGAGCGGTCTCCTTTCCTATGCCCGCCAGGAGAACCCCGAGCTGCTTGATTGGAAGGTCCTGGATATCCTGGAGCATGTCAAGGTCCTGGCGGCAGGTGATGCCAGGCTCAAGGAAATAAAACTGGGAGTGGACAACACTTCAAAAGAGATCTCCTGGCCTATGGACCGGGACATGGTCATCCAGGCCCTCCTCAACCTGGTAATTAACGCCATTGAGGCTTCCCGGCCCGGACAGACCGTTCAGCTATCCGCCAAGGTCGAGGGAGAGGCGCTTCGGCTGGCTGTCGACGACCAGGGCGAGGGGATTCCCGAGGACAGCGAGAAGCTGTTTGCCCTCTTCGAAACCTCGAAGGAGAGCGGGACCGGACTTGGACTGCCCATGGTGAGAAAGGTCGCCCGGCTCCATGGCGGGAGGGCTACCCTCCGTCCGAACCAGGGGGGCGGTACCAGGGCCGCCATCGAGATCCCGAGAAGGGGGGGGGCTTGAAAAATACGGACAATATGGCCCTGAAGAACATCCTCATTATCGACGACGACAACGCTCACCGCCTGATGCTCAGGGAGTCCCTAAGGGAACGGGGCTTCAAACCGCTGGAGGCAGCTTCAGGCGAGGAGGGGCTCAAGACCCTCGAGACGGAGATCGTGGACCTCGTCCTGCTGGACATCAAGATGCACGGCATGGGGGGGATGGAGGCACTGAAACAGATCAGGGGTTTCAACCCGGCTCTGCCCGTCATCATGATGACCGCTTACGCCACCGTGGAAACCGCCATTGAAGCTCTCAAGGTCGGCGCCGTTGATTACCTCCTCAAACCACTGGATATGGAAGAGCTCGAGGAAGCCGTTCGGGCGGCCATTGAGCCTGCTGTGAGCAGGACCGCCGGCAGAACGCCGTCGATGCCTGAGTTGAAGGGCCTGGATCTTGTCGCCGAGAGCGCCGTGATGAACGACATTCTGGCCGAAGCCGTCAAGGTTGCCCCCACGGACGCGACGGTCCTTCTTACCGGCGAAAGCGGATCCGGTAAGGAAGTCCTTGCCGAAGCCATCCACAGAATGAGCCTGAGGGCCGGGAAAAGGATCATGACCCTTAACTGTGCCGCCATCCCTGACACCCTCATCGAGAGCGAACTCTTCGGGCATAAAAAGGGATCCTTCACCGGCGCCGACCGGGACAAGGAGGGACGGTTCCAGGCGGCGGGGGGAGGCACCCTTTTCCTGGACGAGATCGGGGAACTCCCTCTCCCGGCCCAGGCCAAGCTCCTCAGGGTCCTTCAGGACGGGAGAATCACGCCGGTGGGCGGGACCCAGGAGATCGACACCAACGTGAGGATCATCGCCGCCACCAACAGGAACCTTGAGGAGGAGGTAAAGGAGGGCCGCTTCCGCGAGGACCTGTACTATCGTATCTCGGTTTTCCCCATCCGGATCCCGCCCCTCAGGGAAAGAAAGATCGACATCCCCCCCCTCGCCGAACTCTTTCTCAAGCGATTTTCCAGGCGTCACGGTAAGGATATCAAGGGGTTTACACCAAGGGCGCTAACAAGTCTCCTCTCCCACGACTGGCCGGGTAATGTGCGCGAGTTGATGAACGTCATTGAAAGGGCCATCATCCTGTCGCGCGGCGATTATCTTGAGGAGAGAGATCTCCCTGGCATCGGTTCACCGGAGGCAATGGGAAAGGAGGACCCCGCTTCAAGGATCCGGGCCGGCATCTCCCTTCGCGAGATGGAGAAGATCCTCATTGAAAGAACCCTGACCGACACCGACAGCAACCGGACCCATGCAGCGCGCATCCTCGGGATCACCCGCAAGACCCTTCTTGCCAAGGTCAGGGAGTACGGTATAGAGGGATAGGCCGGTCTTCGGCGGCCGTTCGACAGGCTCACGGCCCTGAGCTTGCCGAAGGGGAGTTCCGGGTTCCGGGTTTGAGGTTCCGTGTCACCGCGTCAAACGACCTGTCCTGACCTTAGCCCCGCTCCCACGCTCCCACTGGATATTTTCGTAACACCCCCGCGCGCCGCCTGTGGGTAATTAGGTACCACAGCGCAAAGACCCTCCCCCACCCTGAAAACTATTTGCCAAATTTTTTGCTTATAAAACAATATCTTATAAAAAACATCCTCCCTGCCCGGCATTGGCACGGCGTATGCTCTATCAGGTGGTGAAGCTCAAAACCAATAACGGTTGACTTGAACAAGGAGGATGTAATGAAAAGGACAGCATTGATCGCGGTACTGGCTCTTGCCATCGTCGGCTCCGGCTACGGTCTCGCCAGTGCCCACAACACCTACGGCTGGAACCACATGGGAGATGATTACGGCCGCATGGGTTACCGGGGCGGAATGATGGACTTCGACGCACCCGGTTACGGGGGTGGCCAGGGCTACTGTGGGAACGTCGACACAGAGGCAAGGAAGTTGGATCTCACCGAAAAGGACGCCCAAGAGATCATCACCAACCGGATCACGCGCAGCAATCCGAACCTGAAGGTGGGGAAGGTCAAGGGGACCGAGGACGGATTCGAGGTCCAGGTCGTGACCAGGAAGGGCGAGGCTCTCGTGGACCGGCTGCTGGTTGAAAAGGATACCGGCAGGATCTACAGGGTTCTTGAATAAGGGTACCCTTCCAGGGGGGGGCGGTCATCCGCCCCCCCCCTTTTTTTTTATTAAAACAGGGGGCACCTGAAGATCCGCGGGGAGAAGCACCGCCGTCAGACCGGTAAAAAACAGATCTCACCGGTTCGCGTGTAACGGGCCCCTTTCAGGTCTCATTTCAGGGACTTCAGGTATCCCAGAAGATCGTCGAGATCATCCTTCCCCATTTTCCACTGGGGCATGGTGGGGTCGAGCCGTTTGCCGTCCGGCTCCACGCCATCCGTTATGGCCCGCCGGATATCCTCGTCGGTGTAGACAGGCCCGGCTTCACCGTTTTCGCCGTCGTGACCGTGCTCTTCAGATGTCAGGGTCTGGTACCGGATGTCCGTGGGCACCTTCGTCCCCATCATGACGGGAAACCTGCCCTGCCCGCCGACCCCGTGGCAATTGACGCAGCTGCCGCCCATGGCCCTGAGCCAGTGCGGGCCGCCCCGCGTCCTGATACGGTTCCCCGCGCTGTCGATGCCGAGGTAGTAGATCCTCTCCCCGTTGGAAGAGTAGGATCCCTTGTCAAGAACCCCTCCGCCGCCCCATCCTGTAAACGGCGCCACGCGTGAACCGCCTGCAAGAAAGAGGGCCATCCCGGCGAAACCCGCAAGGATGAGCCCCACGCCCCACCAGAGGGTTTTTCCCGATCGCCGCCCATTCATGGCCCGCTCTCCAGGACCTTCTTCCTCTCCTCGAACTCCTCCGTGCTCATCTCACCCATGGCGTACCTTTCCCGGAGGATCTCCAAAGGATCGCGCGGGGGAGCCAGCCCCTCTCCCTGACCGCCGGGAAAGCGGTGTCCGGCGGCGAAATACCTGATAACGAATACCGCGCCGACGATGATCAGCAGCCAGAAAAGGATCATGACGATACCTCCGTAACCTCCGTAACCTCCTCCACCCATCATTCCGTAGCCCTGGTTTCCCCAACCCATCATAATCAGCTCCTTTCAGTTCAATGCCTTTCCATCGCCATGATCACTTTTTTGAGTTTTTTGGCCACCTCGCATGCCGTGGTCTTCACCTTGGTGATCCCCACGGGCTCCATGGCCACTTCGGGGTTGATGGCCGACACCCGGCACCCACCCTCAGTTTCCTGGACCACGACGTTGCACGGAAGCAGAAGGCCGATCTGCCCGTCGGCCTGAAGGGCGCGGTGGGCCAGGGACGGGTTGCAGGCGCCAAGGATGACGTAGGGCCTGAAATCCACATCCAGTTTCTTCTTCAAGGTTGCCTGGACGTCGATCTCGGTGAGAACACCGAAACCCTCTTCGGCCAGGGCCTTCTTTGCCGCCTCAACGGCCTTGCCGTAAGGCAGCTTCAGTTCTGTTTTGAAGTAGTACCTCTCTTGATCCACTGTTTGTTTTTCCTTTCCGGCAAAGATAAAAGGTGCCAGCCAGAGCGGCGGGAACGAGGAGTGCGCTGATCCACTGGCCCGTGGAGAGCGTCAGCCCCGCGAAGGCCGCCTCACCCCTGGGGTCTCCCCTTAAAAACTCGATGAAAAACCGGAACGTTCCGTACAAAAGGACGTAACTGGCGAAGACCTGCCCCCGGAACCTTCGCCTCCTGCCCACGATGACAAGTATAGCCGAAAGAAAAAATAAAAAAGCGGAGGAATAGAGCTGTGTGGGGTGCACCGGGATACCAAGGATGTCCCGCGCAAGGGAGTTGGGATCGGTGAAGGTAACGGCCCAGGGAACATCGGTGGGGCGGCCGTAACAGGAACCGGCGAAGAAACACCCCAGGCGTCCCAGGGCGTGACCCAGGGCGATGCCGGGTGCCACGCTGTCCGCCAGGTCCCAGAGATCCAGCTTTCTGATCCGGACAGTTACAATGAAAGCGAGTGCCCCTCCGATGAATCCCCCGTAAAACACGAGACCGCCCTTCCAGACCATGAGGACCTCGATGGGATGGCGCAGATAATACTCATGCTCCACCAGTACGAACAGGGTCCGGGCGCCCAGGAAAACCCCGGTCACGACGGGAAAGGCCATGTCTGCAATGATTCCCGGTGTGCCGCCGTCACGCCGGTGGAGGTGCTCTGCCAGGCCGACGGCAGCCAGGATACCCAGGGCGTAAAACATCCCATAGGTGTGAACGGTCAAGGGACCAAGGTGGAAAAGTTCAGGGTTCATCCGGACCTCCCGGCTTCAGGTTCATCGTCGCCCGAAGTCACCATTTAAAGATACGCTCCTCCATGTTGGGGAGGCCGCGCACGACGATGCGGAAGTGATCGGGATCAAGGTCAATATTTTTTCCCACTCATTATCTCTGCCTCCGGGGACTCGTGGTCCTTCTTCAGACAACGGGGGGAGGCGTGGGGAGCTGTTCGCTCCCCTTCGCCCTGAAATACCCCCCGTCATATTTACCAATGATCACATACCTTCGTGCCCGCCGCCATTCATGTCTCCGTCGGTGAACCCGGGGAAGCCGAACACGATGTTCGTGTGGGTCGCCAGATCCAGGCCGTTTGTGACGTAGATGAGATCGGAACCGTGACGGAACGCGAAGTTATCCTTTCTTTTTTCCATGGCCATCCTCCTTTCGAGGTGTGAGCATGGTTATTGTGGTGAAACGCTTCAGGGAACAAGTGTTCAGTCAGGTACGGGGAGGTCTTTCCAGGCGGAAAGGGATGGCGGCGCCATTGTTGACAGGCACCTGGATGGTGAACGGAACGACGCTCAAGGGGATGTAGACACCCGTGGACGCGAGGATGAAGGCGCAAACAGTGAGCAGGCACACGGAATAGGCGCCTGAATGACACGATGCGTGCAGGGCCGCGAAGGCTATGATCGCGATAACGGCAAAGATCGTGATCACCATCACATTTTTGTTAACCGTTTTGCTCAACATATCTCCATTTCAGTTGGTTACCTGTTCTCTTTGAGCCTAATCATGAAAAACATATCTTCAAGAGCATGATTAATTCACCGGGGAGGCATAGGCCTTAAAACAGGAAAAGACCCTCCAACCCGGGAAGGCCCTTTCTCGACTTAAATGATAGAGATATTGTCGGTGAGTGTCAAGGCGGGACTTTTCATGACCTATTAATATCCCGGGGAAATGGAAAAGCGTCTTTTTCCATTTCCTCACTCGATGATCTTCCAGGCTCCCTCTTCGATGCGGACCATGACCAGACCGTCGATGGTCAGGCCGTTGTGATCGTCGGAACTGAGGTTGTAGACGCCGCCAATGCCGGGCAGCGAAGCGGTCTTATCCAGACGGGACCTGACGCCTTCCCGGTTGACCTTGACGCCCAGCTTGTCCATCTCCTCCAGGGCGGCCGCAAGGAGGCGCACAGCGTCATACCCGTGTCCCCCGAAGGTGTTGGCAGGTTCGTTATATGCCTTCTGGTAGTCCTCCCTGTATTTCATCAGGACCGGTTTCTGGGGATCGGAATCCGGCAGCTGATCCGCGATCAGGACCTTGCCGACGGGGAGCATGATCCCCTCGGCGTCCTTTCCGGCCAGCTCGATGAACTTTTTGGACGCGACGCCGTGGGAGTTGTAAATGGGCATGGTTATACCCAGCTGCCTCGCGTTTTTCGCGACTATGGCCGGACCCGGGTTCGTTCCCCAGCAGATAAGAGCCTGCGATCCGGAACCCTTGATCCTGGTGAGCTGGGCCATCATGCTGGTGTCGGACGCACCGAAACGCTCGTCAGCGATGACCTCAATGCCGTACCGGCCGGCCATCTCCAGGAGCGCTTCCCTTCCGGAGCTCCCGAAGCCGTCGGAAACGGTGAGCAAGGCCACTTTCCGGTTGCCGTCCTTCCGGAGCTTGTCGTAGATCTTTTCCACGACCAGGCTGTCGGAATGGGTGACCTTGAAAACGTTGGAGAGAACCGGCTGGACGATCTTCCTGCTCGATGCGCACGACACGAGGGGGACGCCCGCCTGCTCGACCAGGTCCATCACCGCGAGGGTCGTCCCGGAGGTCGTCGGCCCGACGATGGCCACCACATTGTCCTTGTTGATCAGTTTTTTCACGACCATGACGGTCTTTGTGGGGTCTCCCTCGGTATCGTAACAGATCACCTTGAGGGGAACGCCCCCGATCCCGCCGCTGCCGTTGATCTCCTTGACCAGCATCTCGACGGAGTTCTTTTCCGGAGTACCCAGCATGGCCGCTGGACCGGTGGTGGCAAGGGCGGCGCCGATGTGGATCGCTTCGCTCGATCTGGAGCACGAAGCCGACACGAAAAGTGCCAGCATCAAACCCATTGCTAAAAACTTTCCCGTGGTAGTCATGGTTCCCCCTCTGTTACGCTTACGGCAGTCGGCAGAGCCGGTTGACCGCGGGACATTCGCGGATAATTTCGAAGATAATGGGTATGGCAGGCAGCGGCATCGAACCCCATGGCACGCCAAACCCGCACCGGATCGGACCTTTTGCCCAGTGCATACCCCACAAAAAACCTGTGAACTTTACCACGAGTTTTGAGTTGTGGAAAGCTGGAAAAGATGCTGGAAAAGGGGCGGTGTCGCAGTTGGGGGCCTTCGTCAATCTGGTGGAGGCCAGGACGGGCAAAGGAATCGCCTCCGATGACGCCAAAGGAGTGATTACCCCTATACCGCTCTTCCCCCCCCGCTCCCCTGCTCCCCCGCTCCCCTGCTCCCATGCTCCCCTTCGCCCTGTGTTTTAATCCTCCCCCAGCATGCTCAGCCAGTAAGCCGCTGCGATCCCCCAGACGGCGTTGAGAACCACTACCAAAAAGGGCGTCAACCCTCCAAGCTCCAGGCCCAGGTAGCCCTTGTAGGCCATGTGAGGAAACAGCACGAACAGCTGGACTGCCGAGGGAGCCAGGCTGTAGAGTACTCCCCTTTTAAAGGGCGAATGCTTCAGCACGGGGATGAGAAACAGCGCCGCCCAGATACCACCCCAGATCATCCTCGGGTAAAGCCACACGGGTGTGAACGCCGGGGCCAGGTTTACCCCCATCATGGCGGTGATGCCGAACCGGCCCATCGCCCACAGGGCGATGCTGTTGACGAGGCCTCCAAGAACACCGGCTGAGAACAAAAGGCTGACCCTGCGCAGAAAAACTTCCATTAAACCCTCCCTCTTCCTTCGACTGACCGGTTACGAAAACAGATGCTGCACTGATTGTACGGACGGGAGGGGCGGTTTGTAAAGCCAGGAAGGGGAAAGAGATAGAACAAACCTTTCCACTTGTTACCTTCTACCGATTTTCCGTCCCATTCCCAGCGCCGCCCTCAACGGTTGCCCCAAAAGTTATCGATGCGGGGGGTTCGCTGACAGACTCCTGGTTCTATGCTAAAAAGAATTATGTGAACAAACCCGGGAGGAGGGAATCATGCCGGCAAACCGCAGAGCCGTTCGTATCCTGAAAAAACTTTTCAACCTCGAGGTCATGGCTGTGGAGATCTACCGCACCCAGCTCGGCGCCCTGGCCGGGGCCGGGGAACGTTCCATGATGGCGGCCGCCCTGGAGAACGAGGAGCACCACAGGGAGACCTTCCGTTCCCTGCTGCAGGCCAGGGGGCTCGCACCATCCCCCCTCCATAACCTCTTCTGGATCGTGGGCCAGGCCATCGGCAGGACCACCTCCCTCCTCGGCAGGAAGGCCGTCCTGCGGGGCGATATCACCTTCGAGGACAAGGCCGCCGGTGAATACACCGAATTCGTCAAGGAGGGAAGCTTCACCGAGGAAGAAGCGGCCTTTATCGGTGAGTTCCTGGAGGACGAAAAACGGCACTCCGCGAACTGGAGGCGGCTGCTGGAAGGATAGGAGGGAAAGGCCGCCCTGTGGGCGGAGGGGAAAGGGACAAGCGTCGTTTTCCCTTTCCTCTGGTATTAAAACAGATCCGCCGTCGGGATGTCCGACAGGCCATCGTCGGCCACTGCCGGCGGCCGCGTCGCTTACCCCGCCGCGCGCTGGAGCTGCTTCTCCTCCCACCGGGCCAGCTCCAGACGTGCGCCGGTGAGCTTCCCCTGCTTGGCGAGAGCCTTCCGGGCGTCACCGGCAAGGAGGGCTTTGAAAATATCCCCCTCGATCTCGGCCACATCGAGGCGCAGGTAGTAGTCGAGCATCTCCCTGAAGTGCGCGATCACGATCTTGCCGGTCAGGAGAGGGTGGTTGTTGGTGACGTTGACGTCCTGGAACATGGTGCCGTGCTCCAGCTCGACCTCGAGCCCCTTCCTGAACTCCTCCAGGTCGATGTCGAGATCCGCCGGTCTGACCTTCCCGAAAATGATCCCGGCCTCCCCGGCAGGGACGTCGGTTCCTGTGCGAATCGACCAGTCGCTGATCCCCAGCTCCGAGCAAACTTTCCGGACTTCTTCCTTGCTGACATATTCCGGGATTTTCATTCCGTCCCCCTTTTCGGCTTGAATGCTTTCGCGTTTGATAATGCCCCCGTGGGTGAGCGTACCCACATAGTAAATTATAATCCCCAACCGCCTCCGGGTGAAAAGGAAACGGTGGTTCCGTCGAAATCGCAGTACCCCTGGTTATTGAGGTGTGGATCTTGTCAATAATATCAGAACAGCATGCCGGCCTGAAAGGGAATCTTCAGGCCCGAAATCCGCGATTGGTTTGGGCCGGCCTCCGGTCGGGGTGTCTGAGGGGTCTGTTTTTGACACGCCGGTCCTGGTACCTGGACTTTTCGGCATCGACGCCACCCGCCGACCCCGAAGTCCCGACCAAACGGGCCTTCCTCGCGGATTTCGGGTATGAAGAATCCGGTGTCAGAGCACATGGTTCCCGGCAGCCATGAAGTTCAAACGGAAAAAGCACGCTGGAGAGCGCCGCTGCTGTTGTAGCCCAGGGTCTTGCAGTGGAAATACCGGACGATCTCTTTCTTGCCCTCCACGGGGGCCACCCGCTTGACGAGAGAGTAGATCTGTTCCCAGGACAGG comes from the bacterium genome and includes:
- a CDS encoding sigma-54 dependent transcriptional regulator, yielding MKNTDNMALKNILIIDDDNAHRLMLRESLRERGFKPLEAASGEEGLKTLETEIVDLVLLDIKMHGMGGMEALKQIRGFNPALPVIMMTAYATVETAIEALKVGAVDYLLKPLDMEELEEAVRAAIEPAVSRTAGRTPSMPELKGLDLVAESAVMNDILAEAVKVAPTDATVLLTGESGSGKEVLAEAIHRMSLRAGKRIMTLNCAAIPDTLIESELFGHKKGSFTGADRDKEGRFQAAGGGTLFLDEIGELPLPAQAKLLRVLQDGRITPVGGTQEIDTNVRIIAATNRNLEEEVKEGRFREDLYYRISVFPIRIPPLRERKIDIPPLAELFLKRFSRRHGKDIKGFTPRALTSLLSHDWPGNVRELMNVIERAIILSRGDYLEERDLPGIGSPEAMGKEDPASRIRAGISLREMEKILIERTLTDTDSNRTHAARILGITRKTLLAKVREYGIEG
- a CDS encoding DUF302 domain-containing protein; translation: MDQERYYFKTELKLPYGKAVEAAKKALAEEGFGVLTEIDVQATLKKKLDVDFRPYVILGACNPSLAHRALQADGQIGLLLPCNVVVQETEGGCRVSAINPEVAMEPVGITKVKTTACEVAKKLKKVIMAMERH
- a CDS encoding demethoxyubiquinone hydroxylase family protein; its protein translation is MPANRRAVRILKKLFNLEVMAVEIYRTQLGALAGAGERSMMAAALENEEHHRETFRSLLQARGLAPSPLHNLFWIVGQAIGRTTSLLGRKAVLRGDITFEDKAAGEYTEFVKEGSFTEEEAAFIGEFLEDEKRHSANWRRLLEG
- a CDS encoding ABC transporter substrate-binding protein; amino-acid sequence: MTTTGKFLAMGLMLALFVSASCSRSSEAIHIGAALATTGPAAMLGTPEKNSVEMLVKEINGSGGIGGVPLKVICYDTEGDPTKTVMVVKKLINKDNVVAIVGPTTSGTTLAVMDLVEQAGVPLVSCASSRKIVQPVLSNVFKVTHSDSLVVEKIYDKLRKDGNRKVALLTVSDGFGSSGREALLEMAGRYGIEVIADERFGASDTSMMAQLTRIKGSGSQALICWGTNPGPAIVAKNARQLGITMPIYNSHGVASKKFIELAGKDAEGIMLPVGKVLIADQLPDSDPQKPVLMKYREDYQKAYNEPANTFGGHGYDAVRLLAAALEEMDKLGVKVNREGVRSRLDKTASLPGIGGVYNLSSDDHNGLTIDGLVMVRIEEGAWKIIE
- a CDS encoding SHOCT domain-containing protein yields the protein MMGWGNQGYGMMGGGGYGGYGGIVMILFWLLIIVGAVFVIRYFAAGHRFPGGQGEGLAPPRDPLEILRERYAMGEMSTEEFEERKKVLESGP
- the lgt gene encoding prolipoprotein diacylglyceryl transferase; amino-acid sequence: MNPELFHLGPLTVHTYGMFYALGILAAVGLAEHLHRRDGGTPGIIADMAFPVVTGVFLGARTLFVLVEHEYYLRHPIEVLMVWKGGLVFYGGFIGGALAFIVTVRIRKLDLWDLADSVAPGIALGHALGRLGCFFAGSCYGRPTDVPWAVTFTDPNSLARDILGIPVHPTQLYSSAFLFFLSAILVIVGRRRRFRGQVFASYVLLYGTFRFFIEFLRGDPRGEAAFAGLTLSTGQWISALLVPAALAGTFYLCRKGKTNSGSREVLLQNRTEAALRQGR
- a CDS encoding cytochrome c, yielding MNGRRSGKTLWWGVGLILAGFAGMALFLAGGSRVAPFTGWGGGGVLDKGSYSSNGERIYYLGIDSAGNRIRTRGGPHWLRAMGGSCVNCHGVGGQGRFPVMMGTKVPTDIRYQTLTSEEHGHDGENGEAGPVYTDEDIRRAITDGVEPDGKRLDPTMPQWKMGKDDLDDLLGYLKSLK
- a CDS encoding ATP-binding protein, whose translation is MSGRKNLLMGAALLIPIVIVFLITYRSARVESDLIDESLHHQAEVIAHGLAASLNVGIMHATWSAEAVQDLLNANATESGALLIYITSPEGLFAASESRLSPEDLPGDLFSPSFNAQIPGDGLFIREPGLFVYQRPVRDLPEPGEGRPFGRHMMGRYGARSIFPTGTRITVVLDAAASYYLKGHHLRMNLAMGLLLMVTIAGIGGWGFWSQKAREAATALARTESYAREIVTRMPAGLILCNPEGRIAVTNASASAILGMPEDRLRGMSAQDIFPEQLLLCDSLRNGIDHPVTEGDMEVDGRRLKINLSATPLPGEGSEPGGFLILFQDITELETLRDQLAQSERLAELGRLSSTVAHEIRNPLSSIRGLAQLLAGKVPGEQGAMMEAIIREVDRLNSVVSGLLSYARQENPELLDWKVLDILEHVKVLAAGDARLKEIKLGVDNTSKEISWPMDRDMVIQALLNLVINAIEASRPGQTVQLSAKVEGEALRLAVDDQGEGIPEDSEKLFALFETSKESGTGLGLPMVRKVARLHGGRATLRPNQGGGTRAAIEIPRRGGA